The following proteins are encoded in a genomic region of Zea mays cultivar B73 chromosome 9, Zm-B73-REFERENCE-NAM-5.0, whole genome shotgun sequence:
- the LOC100282495 gene encoding Grx_C4 - glutaredoxin subgroup I isoform 2 (isoform 2 is encoded by transcript variant 2) gives MRRDCFKPKTWYCKRAKAVFKELELKKEPYVVELDQREDGSEIQDALLEIVGRRTVPQVFVHGKHLGGSDDTVDSYESGKLARLLNIGVKDDL, from the exons ATGCGGAGAGACTGCTTCAAACCCAAGACCTG GTACTGCAAAAGAGCAAAGGCCGTGTTTAAGGAGCTTGAGTTGAAGAAAGAGCCATATGTTGTGGAGCTTGATCAGCGAG AGGATGGCTCAGAGATTCAGGATGCCTTACTTGAGATAGTTGGCAGGCGTACTGTCCCTCAAGTTTTTGTCCATGGAAAGCACCTGGGTGGTTCTGACG ATACTGTTGACTCCTACGAAAGTGGAAAACTGGCTAGACTTCTAAACATCGGAGTCAAGGACGACCTTTGA
- the LOC100282495 gene encoding Grx_C4 - glutaredoxin subgroup I isoform 1 (isoform 1 is encoded by transcript variant 1) — MVALLGRRIGVAAAAAAFIALVAFGSASSSPKSFVKSTVSAHDVVIFSKSYCPYCKRAKAVFKELELKKEPYVVELDQREDGSEIQDALLEIVGRRTVPQVFVHGKHLGGSDDTVDSYESGKLARLLNIGVKDDL, encoded by the exons ATGGTGGCGTTGCTGGGCCGGCGGATCGGGGTGGCTGCGGCAGCTGCCGCGTTCATCGCCCTCGTGGCGTTCGGATCCGCCTCATCCTCGCCCAAGTCCTTCGTGAAGTCCACCGTCTCCGCCCACGACGTCGTCATCTTCTCCAAGTCATACTGCCC GTACTGCAAAAGAGCAAAGGCCGTGTTTAAGGAGCTTGAGTTGAAGAAAGAGCCATATGTTGTGGAGCTTGATCAGCGAG AGGATGGCTCAGAGATTCAGGATGCCTTACTTGAGATAGTTGGCAGGCGTACTGTCCCTCAAGTTTTTGTCCATGGAAAGCACCTGGGTGGTTCTGACG ATACTGTTGACTCCTACGAAAGTGGAAAACTGGCTAGACTTCTAAACATCGGAGTCAAGGACGACCTTTGA